In the Thunnus thynnus chromosome 24, fThuThy2.1, whole genome shotgun sequence genome, GAACAGGTCTGTCGGAGCATCTGTGCAAAGGCTCACGGGACTTCCACAGCGTGTGAGGTGTTGCGGTGCTTCCTCTGTTGTTTTCCTCGGCCTCCGCTGAATGCGCTCGTCCCGAGGCCTAAGACATGACTCCGAATACGGGGTTGTGGCGGCAGATGCTCGGTCCGATCTCCTCGTAGTCTTTCTTGGTGTGGCACACTTGGTAGAACTCGGGCTGTCGAAACAAAGTTGACCTCAGTTAATGTCATTTCTCTTTACATTCATCGATGgatgatgtttttttggcaGATTAAATGCTGAAAAACAGTTCAACACCAACGCAAAGGgttcaaagtttattaaaggaatagattgtcattttcttcactttcttgccgagaCTTAGATAAGAAGTTAGCCTGGATCAAACGTAATGAAATCTATCTTTcagcacatctaaagctcactaattaacatcaCAGTGTTTGTTTAGTCCGagcaaaaaccaaagtgtaaaaataacaagttGTGGTGTTACGGAGGGTTTTGTGTTGGACTATTTCCTTGTGATTCCCTGGTGACCTCACAGCGACGACAAAACTCTTCTCATagaactcttggcaagaaaacaaatgcgtgtattccccaaaatgtcagacCGTTCCTTTAACATTAACGTCGTTGACATAAGACTgatgaaaagcagcaggagaggtGATTATTTGCTGTTCGAGAAGCTGAAAATATCGTTTTTATACTCACAGTTGAAGCCAGCATTGATCCTCCGAACCAGACAGCGTACCTCTGCATGTGATGAGTGATGACCTGCACATCAATGGGCTTgggctgcaaaaaaaaaggataacttactcagttatttaaaaaaaaaagccacaaaacTACTTCCTGTAAGCCTATTTTGCAGAGAAAAAGGCGAAACTACACATTTCCAAACTGTAGTAGCagaaatgcaaataattttgcttGCATGAGTCCTTATTCCTAATCCCCACCTTCAACTTGCCGCCGCTCAGCTCTTCGCTAATTTTCAGCCGAGCGTCCACAGTCCTCTTGAGGTCCCTCTGCAGACGTCTGCCAAAGTCCCTGAACATGGTGGAGCCTCCGGAGAGCACAATGTTCTGTGACACGAGAAAGAGGCAGGTAGACgttaataaaaaacagacacgCACACTAATGGTTATGCTTGTAGAGGGATGTGTTTCTGTACCTTGTAGAGTGGACGCCTGACATCTATGGGGCAGTTCTGGATGACTTCATCCACCACCTCTGAGATTGGCTGGGTGAAGTCTGGGTTAGCAAACTGGAGGAGATCAAATAGTTTAGTaaaatttcaaaaaatggttttgCTTAGAAATTACTCAATTTGAGTGAGAATAAATCTGTTGCACCTCAGGATGGAAGAAGATCTCCGGCCCCAGGAAGCGCTCATAGCCAACGTCGATGGTGAACTCCTTCTTGGAGATAGCGTTGATGCCCGTGTATTGCTTGATCCACTTGGAGCCGTCTGTGTCGTACTTGTTGAACTCCTTAACAAGGTCGGGGCAGACGTAGCTGAACCGCTCCTAAAGCAACACAATATGGTAGAACTGTTAGAGGATAAAACCAGGAAAACAACTCAGCAGTGGTTATGATGAAGTACTGCCCACAACAATGTTtaagggaaaagaaaacaaccaaCAACTATATGGAAAATGAAACTTTTGGTTTAATTACAAAAGAGGGCTCCATTGTGACTTTTGTTCTGtatattttctttctattttaaaCCTCTACTGTTCATTTCACTTCCTTTAAGTGAGTCATGTGCTTCTGTAGCCCCACTGACCTCTAGTGGTCACATGGAGAAATGCACGACAGCGTCTGTTGAGAGTATCACTTCATCTACTTGGGCCGTGTTTTTGCACGTTTCGGTACATGAACAGGGCATGACTCAAAGCGAAATAATATAACATCCTTAAACTGACCACAGCAGAGTCTGATACTGTGCAGAGTGGACAGCTTCACACAGCAAAAACACGTTTCTAACATCAACAATATCACATACAAAGCAGAAACATGTTAGGGTTCATGTGGAGTTCATAAAcatcttttaaatatgtttaaaatctACAAAGAGTGTTTGATACTAGGGAGACTGATTTAGGGTGGAGTAAAACAACCAGTGAGCCAGACTTGGCAAAAATAAGATGTTCCTCCTGTCTGACTCAGTTGGTAAATAATAGCTTTCAGACTTTCTTAAGGCCATAAAGACAGAATGGGTCAATTACAGGAAGCAATACTAACCTTGACAGCTTTGGCTGTCTCCAGAGATTGTTCAGGAGGTATCCCCACCTCTCGTTCCCTCAGCAGCTGTTGGGTGAAGTACGTGATGTCTCGACCGGCGATGGGGATGTGCTTAATGCAGCTACCGATGACGTAGCCTTCAGCCTGGAGCACAAATATGCACAAGTTTGAGAATGAGAAAGGAGCAAAAAGATGtatgtttgttctgttttttttatgtggagaaaagcctggaAAGGTGGAACGTACCACAGGGATGACGTGTGTGACTCCATCTCCGCTGTCAATCACGGTCCCTGTCAGTGTGCGTTCTCCCACCTGTCTGGATGTCCAGGATGCAGCCAGCGCCAGGACAGCCTGATGTGGAAAAACACATCTCATTATTAAAAACAACGCTTTACTACATTTTTCTCAAAACGGCTGAGGcataaattcaattcaaactgTGTCACTTCACAAAACTGCATAATTTACAGCCTCACTTTTGAAAGGAAGGTAACAATTATAAGATTTAAGAAATACTGAATAATGACCTCCACTCTTTTTTGAACACTGTGCAGGATTTAAATCAAGTGGAAAGAATCAAACAGACTGTCAAACTCAAAATGAAGAAGTGAAAATTTCTATTTCCTCATGAACATCCTCTGAATCTCTGTGAGAAAGAGTCAAATCTATTTCTATCTACAACCCACAAGTTTGGTTTCAAAAGTGTTTCAACTAGTTGTGCTACTTTTGGTTTAACTGGTTTTAAATTTATTGCTAAAACTTTATAAATGAATGCTTAAAACTGACGCGTCTGAAAACAAATGGCAGATGACGGCTGGTGGCAAGTGTTCGTTTCAGGTGCTAGAATGTTTTGGAAACTTACCTGAACAGCAATGTAGAGACCTGGAACATTGAATGACTCAAACATGATCTCAGCTGTGTACTCTCTGTTTTCTGGTGTGTTGAGGGGAGGCTCTGtctggagagagacacacaaaaatCTATTTATAAATGAAACTGCTCATGCTTATTAGTTTCAGAGTGACTCATCATCTGAACTTTAAGGTTCTGGACAGTTTTTCTGTCATGAAACAGTCCCCTACTTCCTTacttttatgacattttttggAATTAGACTTTTCTTGATAGTGCAATCAAACAGCCAGAGGGTTTTACAGGAGAACAGGGTCAGTACCCTGTTCTAGCTACAAAATAAAAGAACCTATCTGTCTTACATCAGCTCAAGCCATAAAACATTATAGTCACATTGTTTTGTGCAATTGGAAGTCACTTTTTTGTGTGCCATAATCTAATAGTCTTGTACAGGCTGACATGGAgaaaatctgtttctgttttcacaacttttgaCACAATTTAAGtctatatttgtgtttattacaTCTTTCCTGATTGCAAATATCGGTTTCTAAATATTTATGGTAGTTGTtcttcacatatacagtacaaaagaTAAGCTGCTTTTAATGCCATGTTGTTTTAGCTTTTAGCAATTAATAATAAAGACAAGATCAGAGAGACTGAAGAGAGCTGAAGTGCAAATTTAAAGGTTTCAGACTTGAAACAGATCCATGAGTTTCTAACACCTCACAGTTTGATTCATGTTGCAATCTACTTTACTTTACTCTGTGCTGATGCAATAGGATCTGGTTTGCATAAAAAgattaacaacaaaaaagagagagatattgCCTAATTCCAACCTCTCCAAACACCATTTTCACCTGTATGTGAGGTTGTGACTCTCATCGAATGCATGTAGCTCTGGTCTTACCAAGAGGAAATAATGATCTTCAGGTTCTGCCCGCAGATACTTGAAGATGACCTGCTCCATAAATCTCTCCATCAGGTCCCAGTCTTCCACTATTCCATGACGGATGGGCCACTGGGAACAAGGAAGGAAAACAgatcaaatgtcaaatgtctcaTCCTGACGCCTAAATCACACTGcttcacaaaacaaaatgccATCTGACCCAGTTCAGCTCTCCTGCCTACCTTTGTTGCATATGATGGTTTGTCGATGGCTTCATCCCCGATGAAGAAGTCCAGGTCATCAACCCCCTTCATCATCCTGCGCTGGGCCTGGTCTCCGACCTTGGCTGACTCTTTGATTGCAATACCTGATGAGCAACAGTGTACAAGAATATTAACCTGAAAACAAGTACTCACTAGGTATAGAACAGCATGGTTAAAAAGTTATGATTTAGGACAAATCcatgcttaaaaaaaatctctattATCACAGTAAGTCTGTTTATGTCCATAAATctacaacaattttgataaaatattaataatctatGTATTTTTTTAGGCAAAACTACAAAAGATTGTTGtctccagtttctcaaatgtgaagatttcctgctttaaactgaatatcttttggttttcaactgttggttggacaaaacaaccaATATGAGGAAGTCACAGTAGGCCAAGCAGTTAACGAACAAAGTGTTCTGCAGATTAAAGgattatgaaaacaatcatcagttgcagcccttaTTGTTGGTTCTGGTCTCTTTGTGGtggcaacaacaaaaatatggCCTAATCTGTCCTTAAAGTATGAAAAATCCTACATCTAGATGATGTCTATTTGTCCACCTGAAACTGTCTTCTTGGGACAAATCATATTCTGATTTAATAAAGACTTTATTATGTGAATCTGGACCCTTAAAAAATAGTGTTCGCAACATTTCAAATACTCTCTCAGTATGATTGCAACTAACCATGATTTTTACTATCAACTTTATCAAAG is a window encoding:
- the LOC137176870 gene encoding actin-related protein 3 is translated as MAGRLPACVVDCGTGYTKLGYAGNTEPQFIIPSCIAIKESAKVGDQAQRRMMKGVDDLDFFIGDEAIDKPSYATKWPIRHGIVEDWDLMERFMEQVIFKYLRAEPEDHYFLLTEPPLNTPENREYTAEIMFESFNVPGLYIAVQAVLALAASWTSRQVGERTLTGTVIDSGDGVTHVIPVAEGYVIGSCIKHIPIAGRDITYFTQQLLREREVGIPPEQSLETAKAVKERFSYVCPDLVKEFNKYDTDGSKWIKQYTGINAISKKEFTIDVGYERFLGPEIFFHPEFANPDFTQPISEVVDEVIQNCPIDVRRPLYKNIVLSGGSTMFRDFGRRLQRDLKRTVDARLKISEELSGGKLKPKPIDVQVITHHMQRYAVWFGGSMLASTPEFYQVCHTKKDYEEIGPSICRHNPVFGVMS